The following coding sequences are from one Capsicum annuum cultivar UCD-10X-F1 chromosome 3, UCD10Xv1.1, whole genome shotgun sequence window:
- the LOC107866576 gene encoding premnaspirodiene oxygenase-like: MEMELTNILVGALFLVLPLLVSKWYKEYNDSSKRKLPPGPWKFPFIGSLHHLVDRQSSEFLPHRTLAKLASKHGPLMHMKLGERSAIVVSSPQMVREVMRKHDLNFSNRPVLLIGTEMFYGQADMGFCNYGDFWSQMRKICNQELLSHKSIQSFYPKMLNETTNLVSSIKNYASGGSPINMTEVLSLYTNTIICKATVGRACKNQDSLVDIMRAVAGSAGVFDLGDLFPSAKMIHFISGLKYKLRKMHDEVDVLLEEIINEHELQNSDQTTEEDIVDVLLRLQKSQDFSIPITWDNIKAIISDLFAGGSTTSASTMEWAFSELMLNPKIMKKAQDEVREVLKGKENGIDQTDIQKLKYLKMVVKETMRFHPLTPLLAPRESREECEINGYIIPKGTMAIVNFWAISRDPNYWKNPEIFDPERFNESHVDFTGAHFEFTAFGTGRRMCPGSSFAMATVELTIALLLYHFDWKLPNGHQLDMTEKFSSTLERKNNLFLIPLPHEIES, translated from the exons ATGGAAATGGAGCTAACtaatattcttgttggtgctctATTTCTTGTTTTGCCATTACTTGTCAGTAAATGGTATAAAGAGTATAATGATAGTAGTAAGAGAAAATTGCCTCCAGGCCCTTGGAAGTTCCCATTCATAGGAAGCTTACACCATCTTGTAGACAGGCAATCATCTGAGTTTCTACCTCATCGTACTCTTGCTAAATTAGCCTCAAAACATGGACCACTAATGCACATGAAACTCGGTGAACGTTCAGCCATTGTTGTGTCGTCGCCTCAAATGGTTAGAGAAGTGATGAGAAAACATGATCTCAACTTCTCTAATCGACCGGTCCTTTTAATTGGAACGGAAATGTTCTATGGCCAAGCTGACATGGGATTTTGTAACTATGGTGATTTCTGGAGTCAAATGCGCAAAATTTGTAATCAGGAACTCCTTAGTCATAAAAGTATCCAGTCATTTTATCCGAAGATGCTTAATGAGACAACCAATCTTGTTAGCTCAATTAAAAATTATGCTTCTGGTGGCAGTCCAATCAACATGACCGAAGTGTTGTCTTTGTACACGAATACAATCATTTGCAAAGCAACTGTAGGCAGGGCTTGTAAAAATCAGGACTCTTTGGTTGACATCATGAGAGCAGTGGCTGGTTCAGCTGGAGTGTTTGATCTCGGGGATCTTTTCCCCTCGGCGAAGATGATTCATTTCATCAGTGGATTAAAATACAAACTGCGTAAAATGCATGACGAGGTTGATGTCCTTTTAGAAGAAATTATCAATGAACATGAATTGCAGAATAGTGATCAGACCACAGAAGAAGATATAGTTGATGTTCTCCTAAGGCTTCAAAAGAGCCAAGATTTTTCTATTCCTATCACATGGGATAATATCAAGGCTATAATCAGT GACTTGTTTGCAGGAGGATCGACGACTTCAGCATCAACAATGGAATGGGCTTTCTCAGAACTAATGTTAAATCcgaaaataatgaagaaagcaCAGGATGAAGTTAGAGAAGTACTCAAAGGAAAGGAGAACGGAATCGACCAAACTGATATTCAGAAACTTAAATACCTAAAAATGGTAGTCAAGGAGACTATGAGGTTTCACCCCTTAACTCCCTTATTAGCTCCAAGAGAATCCAGGGAAGAGTGTGAGATTAATGGCTATATTATACCCAAAGGCACAATGGCCATTGTCAATTTTTGGGCAATTTCAAGGGATCCAAACTATTGGAAAAATCCTGAAATATTTGATCCGGAGAGATTTAACGAGAGTCATGTTGATTTTACTGGAGCTCATTTTGAGTTTACTGCGTTCGGCACCGGAAGGAGAATGTGTCCAGGATCATCATTTGCAATGGCTACTGTTGAGCTTACTATCGCACTGTTACTATACCATTTTGATTGGAAGCTTCCGAATGGACATCAACTTGACATGACTGAGAAATTTAGCAGTACTCTTGAAAGGAAAAACAATTTGTTCTTGATTCCATTACCCCATGAGATCGAGTCCTAA